The Ktedonobacterales bacterium sequence CTGCCGCCCAGCAGTTCGAGATAATTGGGCAGGCTGGGATGAGTGATGCCAAAGTAATTGGCGGCTCTGCTGTAGCGATGGGCCAGGCTGTTGATGTAAGGCGCTTCACTATTGCCTATTACGTCGCTGGATTCTTCGTTTTCCATCACGAGAACGAAGATATGCTTGAAGTTGGGAAGCCCTGAAGCGGCAGGCTGAGCGGTTGCGGTTGCAGTGGGCGTATGGGGGCTGCCTGTGGGTGTCGCCGCTGATGGTGGAGATGGTGCCTGCCCGATTGATGATGATGAGCAGCTTGCGAGCAGCAAAAGCACCAGGCTGGAAGCCGCACTTATGCGCTTCAGCATATAAACAACCCTCCTCTTTCTGTAGACTCATGTGGGCTGATGCAATTTCTGTTCCTAAAATAAGCATAGCCGATGCTGTCCAGCCCACAGAAAAGAGGAGGGTTGTCGGCGCGGGGCGCGGAATAACGCGCGTTATTCCGCGCCCTTGCGGCTGAGGACGGCGGGAACGGTAAGCGCCAGCAGTTTCAGATCATACCAGAAGGATTGCTTTTGTATATATTCCAGGTCCATTTGCACCATTTCTTCGAAGCTGACCCTGCTGCGCCCGTGTACCTGCCAGGGTCCGGTCATCCCCGGCAGGGTATCCAGCCGCCTCAGATGCCAGGAATCATAGAGGCCGACCTCATAGGGAATGGGTGGGCGTGGCCCCACCAGGCTCATATCACCACGCAGCACATTGAACAACTGCGGCAGTTCGTCGAGGCTGGTGTGCCGCAGCACATGGCCTAATGGCGTCACGCGAGGGTCGCGCGGGGCGCCGCCGCGCCTGGGCGTATTCGCCTGGGGCTGCTCGTTAGCTACCTGCGCGCCATCAACTTTGCCAGATGATCGCTCGCCTCGTAAAAATTGTTCGTAGGCCAGTTGATGTAAGCGTTCATCGCAGTTGACATACATAGAGCGGAACTTATACATCACAAAATGGCGTCCGCCAAAGCCGACGCGCTTCTGGCAAAAGAGTGCTGGCCCGCGCGAAGTCAGGCGGATCAGCAGGGCTGCCACCAGGAGTACTGGCGCGCATGCGATGAGGGCGATCAAAGCAACCGAGCAATCCAGGCAGCGTTTTGCGAGAAAATAGCCTGGTCGGCCTGTGGCTCGCGCCACAGCCTGCCAGGGCTGCAACTGGACGGGTTCATCTGGTGTGGAGACAACCGCAAACCGGCTGGAGTGGAACTCAGCAGCCGCTAGCGGATTCTGGGCTGTTGTTGTGTTCGCTGCCGGGGGGATGGCGACGGTTGGCCCCGAAGGTCTGCGCTCACCTCCTCCAAATGGAGGGCGGTACTGACGATCTACTACTTCTTCATGTATCATCTATGAATGTCTCCCTACCATACGCCGACTTGATCTACCTATCTTTCATAGAATACCCGCTCCGCTGGTCTATCGGGTTATCCCCGCGTTGCAAGATGGTAGAGAAGCTGATAGGTAAGGTGGTAGTTCGCTAACATTGGGATGACATTTCTTTCATCTTTTCTTCATGTCGCCATCATCTCCCTTTAA is a genomic window containing:
- a CDS encoding sugar transferase; its protein translation is MIHEEVVDRQYRPPFGGGERRPSGPTVAIPPAANTTTAQNPLAAAEFHSSRFAVVSTPDEPVQLQPWQAVARATGRPGYFLAKRCLDCSVALIALIACAPVLLVAALLIRLTSRGPALFCQKRVGFGGRHFVMYKFRSMYVNCDERLHQLAYEQFLRGERSSGKVDGAQVANEQPQANTPRRGGAPRDPRVTPLGHVLRHTSLDELPQLFNVLRGDMSLVGPRPPIPYEVGLYDSWHLRRLDTLPGMTGPWQVHGRSRVSFEEMVQMDLEYIQKQSFWYDLKLLALTVPAVLSRKGAE